The Episyrphus balteatus chromosome 3, idEpiBalt1.1, whole genome shotgun sequence genome segment gAATAGTTAACATGGCTCACTTCCATCAGGTAAGTTAAAGCAGCTAAAAAATGTCCATActgaaccaaaaataaaacaaaatatgttttcCAGTTCGTTTTCGTTTTGGGTCTTATTGCAGTGGGACATGCAGTTGTCTTACAAGGACCCAGCATTTACCAACCCCAATTGCTGACCAAACAAGTTGAAACGGTTGATCTCAGACCACAATATACTTTTAGCTATGAAGTCAAGGATCCTAAAACTGGTGACATCAAGAATCAAATAGAATCTCGAGATGGTGATGTTGTGAAAGGATCATATTCCCTCCTGGATGCTGATGGTTTGACCAGAGTCGTTCAATACACTTCAGATGGTGTAAATGGGTTCAATGCTGTAGTTACAAGAACGGGAACCAAACAGATATTAGCTGCTCCAGCTCCAACTTTGATCAAGAGCATTCCAGTTCTTCAACAACCAACTTTAATCAAATCACCAGGTCTTTCTCTTCTCGGTGGCATTCCATCTCTCGGTTCACCATATGGGCAAGCATACTCGAGTAGCAGTTTGATAAGGTCACCACCATCGCTGGGTCTGGTTTCTAATGTCAAAAGCTCATCACTGCTCTATTAGAGATTTTTTTGCCATAAGCAACGACTGCATTTGTATATAActtattcatattcatatttaaccatCAGTACTGTTAATCTCAAAAGATATTagaattaaacttaaaatatatCATATTATTCTCAGCATAAATTGTGTGTCCTTCTTTCAgacaaatattgatttttcaaaagggTTTTATTATGTCTGTTTTATGATTGaagatttttaatgaaaaaatacaatttgtgcGTACCTACTACCAACAAGTTCAAAGGCTAGAGTAAAAGAGCTACATCTCCGCAGCTTGGTAGCAACACGCACagtgtttgttgttgttcatttaagagcttcaaattttgtttaagttgtACCAGCTTTATTCAATCAAcaattttgttgaattcaactGAATCATATTTAAAATGTGCATTTCAAAGAAGTACATAGTTCAATGTCCGGTTTATctaaagtaattttaattaaacacgGTAATGTACATTAACCGTAATTAACTGTACTTAAGTGCGACTGTCGTCACCACCCTTAAGGGCAATTTTACCTTGAAGGACTATTAATACACAACCATCAACCATCTTGCTTACCTTACCTCCTATTTCCATGATTCAAATTTCATATCTTTTACGTACAAGAGCTCACCTTTTGGATACATTAATATGGTAGGTAGATTAATGTGTTTTAATGTGGTTTAATGTTCATCATAAGCTTAGAAGAAATGTTTGGAACTTTATAGTTAAACCTGCGTTAGATATgcgaagaaaatatttttatggtaGACTTTTGGTAAATGTGCAGTCGATTTTATCAACTTTTGGGCCATAAAGAAGAATTCATTGTAACTTagcatatttaattttatattggaACACAATTTTGGCGGACAAGGTTGTTAAATTTTGCACACTAAGTTTTAAGCTTCTACTGTTTATATTAACGAAAAACTAGACTATTTGTGTAAATGGCGGCAGATCAAATTCTGATAGGTTCAGGTTAAGTGTCAAATTTCCTCAATTGGGCCACCTAAAACCGACTTCTTGAATATCAcacagtttttttgaaaaaaaaaatcaattgtgtgaaaaactttttttatgaaaattttattttttaattaaatgaaaagttattgaaaaaattgtattcggaatttaagaaaatcaaaaatgtatgtatattagggtgagtcaaaaatcgaaattaatttttttttttattttgtactccAAAGAATCGATTTCTCGACacttctagaatatacacaccaaatatgagctctttgtattaatgggaaggtcctccgtttcacaattttctatttttacatcaagcttctaataaaaaaaattatttttttttattaattgactttctagaaaatttttttacatattcttgtaggaaattgaacgccctacaaaaaaggcctttactgttttcgtttatctaaccgtttaatagatatttgaggtccaaaaatccagAGAATCTTtacaaattcgttttttgttcttaattttgtaacaaattgaaaaatagaataccTAATcaaacatattcttgtaggaaacaaatTGCTCCATAAAAAAAGTTTCACTAACTTTTTTCaactaaccattctaaagatattcgaggtcaaaatttaaaaatattataaaaacattttttactttacaaaaatttccaattcaatgaaaattcattattcaaATTAGCAATATGTATTCTTTTAGGGGGttaaaagttctacaaaaattccttggcatcaaattgctTTAAGCGtttagaaatttgctaaaaagtcaattaataaaaatgatttttttttttcgtataagcttgatgtaaaaatggaaaattgcgaagcggaggaccttgcTATTAATAaaaagagttcatatttggtgtgtatattcaagaggtgtctagcaatcgatttttcggagtacaaaataaaaaaaaaaaaaaaacaatttcgattttttgacccaccctaatgtaaatttttgacaacaaacacattttttaatagtttacaAAAATCTGTATCTACTCAAAAACCAAAGCTATTCATGgaaaaaaagggcaccttaaaataagatgatgtccACCTTAAATCCCACCACAAAATAATACGACGTCAGCTATAAATAAGTGCAATCATCTTAAAAAAccaacgaaaaattaaaatgtaaaaattatagTCAGACTTCAGCTTTAGTTGCAGCTTATCATACTTTTTCCTTACAAGAATATATGCTAAAGGTAAGGCACGGTCCTAGTTGATGGTGCGATTCCCAGAGGCTgagagattattttttttacaatgtttccacattaaaacaaaatgatttcCAGCTTAAATAAAGTGGATTTCTTTTGAAtctgcgcattcaagaaattaagatgatttatccgtttaatttaagacggaagtcattttggaaaaaaaaacatacagaaATTCGCTTAAATTTTTGTGGCATCCGTTTGTCTTTAAGTGATATTTTTTCTCCATGCACTAAAAATTCTGTTTGAATTGTTGTAGATCATGTGATGAAACAAAgcttaaatggttttttaaattttttttcgttgtctCGCTACAGGTTTGGtaacataaactttttttattttatattttatttccctTTCTTCTGACAATTTTATCGAAAGACAGCGGTTGTCAACCGATCTTAATTGCAATCTTCCAAATCAAAAAAAGGTAACATTCCTGTTACAAACATTGTTTCCAAAACCTAAATAGTGGATTTCACCTTTATAACAATTGCATAAGAAATATTGGAAACAATCAAATTATCAATTactatttcggtttttgaagaATGACAATTCTGAGTTAATTTAAGCAACTTAATAAAGTCATAAGATGCTTCATAAATTTCGGAGATCTTGATTCAATTcataacttcttacaaattattatttgtgtATTATATTATGCTATTTCTATCTTCAaacaaagtttttgtcgaatgaaataaataaataaaataaaataaaatagattaaatatttaaatggttATTTTATTATAACTCAGTCTTTCAAtacaacttaattttaaaattatggcAACGCGTTTCGGAATTAACATTCCATCTTCGGGCTTCCAAACTCATTGAAATCAGTTTGGAAGCCCGAAGATGGAATGTTAATTCCGAAACGCGTTgccataattttaaaattaagttgtaTTGAAAGACTGAGTTATAATAAAATaaccatttaaatatttaatctattttattttatttatttatttcattcgaTTAATAACACAACTGGAGACGAAAATCCAACATCATGTAAAGTTTTTGTCTGCAATCATATCCGTTTAACAACAGAACTGTAACAATAAGTTCATTGATTCCACCTTTAGGACAAATATGATCGGATTAATTGATCTAATTTCAATGTCTgattaaaagtaggtacaattaTGGCACCAGACAACAATCAGCCacaaaaaatgacaacaaaaagaaacacaaaaaagtAAGAGTTTACTCTCAAGACCGCACACCAAATTCGGTATAAATAGGCTGCGTAGTATATCACTTATGTATTCAGTGTTCAACGTTGACTCACAACAGAAGTAAActcaatttcatacaaaatggcTTTCAAGGTGAGGATACCTTCAACGAATTTCCTTCAAGACAATTGAATTAACCAATTTTGTTTCTCCTTCATTTATAGTTCGTAGCTCTCCTTGCTTTAGTGGCTGTTGCCAATGCCGGATACGTCCAACATGCCCCATTGGCATATGCTGCCTCCCCAGCAGCAGTTGTACACCACTCTGCTCCTGTCCTCGCCAAGGCCGTCGAAGAATACGATCCTCATCCACAATACAAATTCGCCTACGATGTTCAAGACTCTCTCTCAGGAGACTCCAAGAGCCAAAGCGAAACCCGTGATGGAGATGTTGTCCAAGGAGAATACTCTCTGATCGATGCCGATGGATACAAGAGGACCGTTCACTACACCGCCGATCCCGTTAACGGATTCAGCGCTGTTGTCGACCGTCAACCACTTGCACATGTTGTCAAGACTGTTGCTGCCGCCCCAGTTGTTAAGGCTGCTTACGCTGCCCCAGCTATTGTCAAGTCAGCATCATTGGCTTATGCTCCCGCACCAGTCGCTTACTCCGCACCAACACTCGTCAAATCCGCTCCATTGGCTTACGCTTCTGCCCCAGTAGCTTACTCTGCACCAGCTCACTACGCTTCTGCCCCAGTAGCCTACTCCGCACCATCTCACTACGCTTACTCTGGTCCAGTTGTAGCTAAAGCAGCTTATGCCTACGCCCACTAGGAGAGCAAACTCTATCCACCGACTGATGCCACATTGACGTTCTTTTGTTAGCAAAtctgtaaataaattattaaaaaaaaaaaactcacttaatcttttatttttattgatcaAAACCAAGATATTGCAAACTTTAAAAAGTGACATAATACACTGAACAAGTGTCCAAGTGAGCAATGAACTTAATCGATTGCGTTACCAAAAAGTTAATTCACAATGGATTTATGTTAACTCTAAATTGTTAAACTTTACTTTCGATTTTATTTAGATCCGCAATTATACTTGACTTTTTTGGCACAAGTCAACAACACACAATGCCACACCTTCAATTTATCTTAAATCTTTTTAATCAATTCATCAGATATGGACACATGttgcttttatttttgggtTAAACTAATACAATACCGCCAGAAGTTCCTTTTGACACTTACTTGGCAACGTTTTTGAATACTTGAGGGCATTTTGAGTTATGATCGCAATCAATCTAATTCAACAGAAAACCACAGgtatttataaaatttggtGACAGATTAATTTCAAACGTGGGGGAGGTTAGGTATTGTATTTTGTTTGGTAAAAACTACTTTTTGATGTTGAACAAGAATGCGGAACACGAAAAGTGTTACTGAACCTTTGTCTAATAAAATCTATCTATTTGAATAGATAGCTAATTTTAGGAGAACATAAAATAAGTTGTGTAGGTAGTATAAGGATTGCCATTTTTACAATTGTGCAATTTTTCGTTTTGATTAGTGAAATAGAGGGAAAATTATAACGGTATTGTTTGTCATAACGtaacagttaaatatttaagaaataaaaaaaaaaaaaaaataataacccatgcgatgaaaaaaatatttgctaaaattttcgatttttaacaATTGGTCTTGCCACTTTTAGATcccttaataatttattttacttaatttaGGAGTTTCATAACAAATACGTGGAATACGTAATGAGTTCCATACAAAACCTTGAGTATGGTTCAAAGCTAAATTGAAAAACACTGCTTATATTTTCTGTAGCTGCCTGAATATTCTGTTATCCAACACAAATTCTTAGGAGATGTGTCTCTAGTaagaatatttaaaagattGAGTTTTAAGTCTTTTGTCGCTCAAGGCCTTAGCGTTTAAAAACTTCAGCTCTGTATTGTCAGTATGACTCAGGATCACATGATTCCTTAGTCAGTTCAAATAGTATAGTTCTTACATCCCATTAGCgctaaacgaaagagctgaacACCGAActctaaattttattaaaactgaatagtGGAAGTAGGGATGAGAGAAGAATTGTTAAACccataaacaaatttaaattaagttgaATCATTATTTAATCGCGTAGTTATCAAAATATACATGGGTCAAAATCAttgaggtggaaaatttgatgtccaggcatttttttaaatcaaagtaacatttatttaaaacttttttctcatttaccaattaaaatagtaggcacgcatctaggaatatatttttttgtgttagaaaattttacatttcaattttattgaatctaatatacccaaaaaaagcgttcccggacatgtccatagctcaaaaactcaaaatcaaatggcttaaaatcacttaaaagttaattatttttcagtatttcttttcttaataCTACACAATACTCTTTATAAATTGGTACacctcttacaaaaaaattaagatttgttattttttatatattaataaaAGTTTTCCCAAGAAACATGACGCATAATACCAACATTTCTTAAAGTATCAATATTTGaatcatctaacgtacaaaTGAGCATTTTTTAAAGATGATTTCATATAGATTTATCAATTACACACCTATTTTTAtgaatacatatataaaatgtatgtatatatgtatgttagtagcgtacatcaattaaccatcattccgggaacgcttgttttggggattagttagattgaaattttaattttttggtaatattatgatcaaaaatcgaggccactgcaatataatttcaaaaatatttagtttaactttgtgacataaaaaataaaaataaattaatgtcaaaacgtcatttccgggaacgctcttagaatctgaataattttgcattttttgggtatttttactcAGTATTCTATCCaagtatggctgtaatatacgcttttatcgaaaaagttacaagaaaacaaaaataaaattacttatgtcctaagtgtttcggacgtgcataaaagcatttttttgtagaaatcggtctctgtcccaagaaataaagttatatttgattAATTTAGGGCCTACTTCCTTAATATAATAGCatatcattcacattgatactatttctagacccctaaagTCCTTTTGAAGAGATTACCACCATTtcgaggaacgtttttctagtactaatttttggggttttgcggtaaattaaaaaatatacatttttgggctgtgcccgttcatgaaccgacaaattatggctaaagcgaacatttgagcatgaaatttttatcataaaacaaaaatgattttttaagaattcggtcatcgaaacttcccacctccatgattttgacccataagAACATTGGGAAGTGATTTAAAGTCAATCAAAAATCGAATGGAATTCGAAGACTGGGTTGAACGAGTTTACTCACAATTGTAAttcacaatttttcaaaaaaaaagactacGCATATAATGcgctatgttttttttcttctaacaattGATAGAAGTTATTTTATATCATTTCAAATACACAACTCAAgtaactcaaatttaaaatgGTAGGCACATGAAGTGTGtacatgtacattgtacaatgtacataatgTGTATAACTTAGAGTTCGTCTTAGACGGCTATATACAATTATTCCCACTTTAAATAATAtcttctaaaaacaaaaaaaattcttatctaATAAATGAATCTGTTTAAACCCTGTTAAAAttaaagtgaacttcatttcattttaattggaattttctgaaaaaaaaaagaatagactaaaaatgaaaagacATCTTATcaattttatgtaggtacctacataataattgatattaaaagcttttctttaataagtgaaaattaaaaatgtaaaaatgtttaagttttgaaaCATTTAATCTTCAGCaggaaacatacaaaaaattcttaGATTTGCAatgtaatattaaatttttggacattttatttttacaggATCCCTCCTGAAAGCAATTTTGGTAACTTCAAACAGAAAACATTTTGTACTAATGGGCCTTACACttcttttaaaattgaaattctttacattaaattaaaatgtcttaacataaaattaaaaagattttctatttaaattaaatcaattccgttaaagaaaataaatttgtcagtgtaaaaacaagaaacttcaaaatttttacacaaattttttaAGCTAGATTTACTTTTACtgttaaaattgttttcttgcgaattttgattttcatccAACATTTTATACTCAAATGTAAAAGAAGCAATATATCAAATGTTTCCAAGGATAAATCGCGAAATTCAATGCAGTATTTTAAAAGTAAAGAAATTCATAAACTATATCAGTTAAACCTTTAAACAACATGTGCCCATATCTGATGAATCAATAAtttgaaaagattttatttGAGATAAATAAAAAGGTGTGGCATTGTGCGGCACACTTGCACCAAAATTAAAAGTAATTGCCTTATGGATTTTAATAAGATCGAAAGTACTCTAACCCTCAATACCAGATTATAGTGTGTCATTTTTGACTAATCTCTTTTAGCAACGCAATCAATTACGTTTATTGCTTGCTTGGACACTTGCTAAGTATTATTGTGTCACTATTAATTTTTGCAATACCTCAATAAAATGAaagaatgaataatttttttgttaataatttatttacagaTTTGCTAACAAAAGAACGTCAATGTGGCATCAGTCGGGTGGATAGAGTTTGCTCTCCTAGTGGGCGTAGGCATAAGCTGCTTTAGCTACAACTGGACCAGAATAAGCGTAGTGAGATGGTGCGGAGTAAGCTACTGGGGCAGAAGCGTAGTGAGCTGGTGCAGAGTAAGCTACTGGAGCAGAAGCGTAAGCCAAAGGAGCTGACTTGACAATAGCTGGGGCAGCGTAAGCAGCCTTTACAACTGGAGCGGCAGCAACGGTCTTGACAACATGTCCAAGTGGCTGACGGTCGACAACAGCGTTGAATCCGTTAACGGGATCGGCGGTGTAGTGAACGGTCCTCTTGTATCCATCAGCATCGATCAGGGAGTATTCTCCTTGGACAACATCTCCATCACGGGTTTCGCTTTGGCTCTTGGAGTCTCCTGAGAGAGAGTCTTGAACATCGTAGGCAAATTTGTACTGTGGATGAGGATCGTATTCATCGACGGCCTTGGCGAGGACAGGTTGGGCATGAGCGACAGCAACTGGTGCGGCAGCATAAGCAACTGGAGCAGAATGGTGTACAACTGCTGCTGGAGCGGCAGAATATGCTACTGGGGCATGTTGGACGTATCCGGCATTGGCAACAGCCACTAAAGCAAGGAGAGCTACGAACTAAAtgagaagaagaaaataaaattagtcaATAAAGTTGTCTTGCCTTAAAATTCgttacaatttaaaatttctttgaaggTATCCTCACCTTGAAAgccattttatatgaaattgaGTTTACTTCTGTTGTGAGTCAACGATGAACACTGAATACTTGATTGCCATACATTGCGGGCTATTTATACCGAATTTGGTGTGTGGTTGATATGGTACTCGAGGGTACTCTtacttttgtttctttttgttgtcatttttttatttttttttttttttcaagttttttggcagttttttttttgtcttggttTTTAATATGTACTTTGTCgttactttatatttttttaatcagacATTGAAAATAGATCAATTAATCCCATTTGATGTCCTGAAGATAAAACGTTTATAGATttactgttaaaaaatttattaagccGATATGCAATATTTTAAGACTTTAAggcccgatttttcaatcttctaataaacagtcaatTAACTgtctatctcactgttgaaaaattgattttttctctatctaaggaataagtactaggtaactgactgtttatctgactattgaaaaattggctctaaaagaTATAAACACACATTATTTGAATATATTGCGCGAATTTCATAttgactttttattttgaatacctTATTTGTAACGAATAGACATTTTTAAAGCTTCATCAAACATTGAACGTACTGTGTTCATACATATATCACATTCCTTTAAATTCGAATAACTCGAATGTTTTATTCACCCATTTctatttttcttacttttttattattattaattaccTACATAAGTCTAAAGGTACAAAAATgcaggattcgtaaaaaaatagaACTCGAGATTAAAATCAGGCATTATATTACAATGATGGAGAGTGCTAAAAAGTGGGTCTCGTAATTCTGACTGTCTACTTCTTAATCTACAATCCAAATCATTGATGCCAAATTGAGATAAATATTCATTCAAAATCGGTAAAATTTGTACGTTATTTTCAAGTTcaaaagagaaattaaaaaacgtattacaaattaattatattGCGTTATTATGTGAAGGGATTTGCAACATATCAACAAaagttaacattaaaaaaaataaaattcaacactAGACCAATGTGCGTAATACGTTACTGTCGTTTTTTCATcccattttaaaaatcaaaacttcattaaagtaaatcaattttattgCCTTTAATCCCTTACAGCTAGAATCTATGGACAGCGAGCACCctagacatagtaagaaaaattcacaggtaagttttcaggtgttatcaatgaaaaagatgaaaagtcgatcaattcagggttaatgcaaaactgtatcactttattgtatccttatttaagtctgaatgttaatgtttcataaattaatttatcaacaagtccagccacgtaaaaacagaaaatgaagatgttttttataaaaaagtagttttggtttttttgttaatttctcgaaaatgacaagatatttttgaattcggttttctgttcttgcttaaaaacaaataagagcatcgaattttaaaaatttaattaatatgtacttcattacataaaattttgaagaaaaatagttttaaatttatttttccaatttttttttcaaaattttgattttaaaaataaatttttcaaaaactgtgccataaaatggctttgtttaaaatttttgtaaaagac includes the following:
- the LOC129915580 gene encoding larval cuticle protein A2B-like, translating into MAFKFVALLALVAVANAGYVQHAPVAYSAAPAAVVHHSAPVAYAAAPVAVAHAQPVLAKAVDEYDPHPQYKFAYDVQDSLSGDSKSQSETRDGDVVQGEYSLIDADGYKRTVHYTADPVNGFNAVVDRQPLGHVVKTSAPLAYASAPVAYSAPAHYASAPVAYSAPSHYAYSGPVVAKAAYAYAH
- the LOC129915007 gene encoding larval cuticle protein A2B-like yields the protein MAFKFVALLALVAVANAGYVQHAPLAYAASPAAVVHHSAPVLAKAVEEYDPHPQYKFAYDVQDSLSGDSKSQSETRDGDVVQGEYSLIDADGYKRTVHYTADPVNGFSAVVDRQPLAHVVKTVAAAPVVKAAYAAPAIVKSASLAYAPAPVAYSAPTLVKSAPLAYASAPVAYSAPAHYASAPVAYSAPSHYAYSGPVVAKAAYAYAH
- the LOC129915006 gene encoding larval cuticle protein A2B-like, coding for MAHFHQFVFVLGLIAVGHAVVLQGPSIYQPQLLTKQVETVDLRPQYTFSYEVKDPKTGDIKNQIESRDGDVVKGSYSLLDADGLTRVVQYTSDGVNGFNAVVTRTGTKQILAAPAPTLIKSIPVLQQPTLIKSPGLSLLGGIPSLGSPYGQAYSSSSLIRSPPSLGLVSNVKSSSLLY